The following nucleotide sequence is from Streptomyces sp. NBC_00239.
GGCATTGCGGGCCTTGGCCGCCGCTTCCTGGGCGCGTGCGGCGTCCTCCTGCGCCTTGTGCGCGATCTTCGTGGCCGCGGCGATCGCACCCTGCATGGCGGCGATGTGGGTCGCGGAGTCGTGGTCGAGCTGCGCTGCCTTGTGCTGGACCGAGGCGACGAAGTTGCGGCGCATCCACGACGGGCCCTCGAGCGCGGCCTGGGCGTGGGCCTTCGTGTACGGGCCTCCGCTGGCGAGAAGGGCCGCGGTGGCCACCGCGTCGTCCTCCCGCAGTGCGTTCTCGAACGTGACGGTGAGGAACTCGTACAGCGCCTGGGCGGTACCGACGTTCAGTGCGTCGTTCGCCGCCTTCTTCACCGCATTGCCGGGGTTCTCGGCCAGGACGCGGGCGACCGCGACGCGGTTGTCCATCTGGGCGGCCTGGACCGCGCCGGTGGTGAGGAACTTCGAGGGGGCGTCCGGATCGGTGCTCTTCAACGCCGCGGCCGCTGCGAAGGCGACGTCCGGTGAGGTGATCCGCGCGATGTACAGGACGGTTTCCCGGTCGTCCTGACGCTGCGCGATCTGCCGGTCGGTGTCGATCCAGGCATGGATGTCCGAGTCCTTGCCGGCCAAGGCGTACCGCGCGGCCTCCTGGGACCAGGATCCCTTGGACTCCATCAGGGCGAGCGCCGCCTTGCGCCCGAAGGCGGTGGCCTTCGCGCTGTCCCCCGCCCGGAGCGCCGACTCGGCCTGGGAGATCAGGTCCTTCGTGGCCTGGGAGGTCTGATCGTCCTGGGTGCGCTTGCGTTCGGTCGCCGCGCGTTCCTTGGTCTCGAGCTGCGCGATCAGACGCATCTCTTCCACCGCACGCTGCGTGTCCTGGTCCAGGCGCTGCCATTCGGCCTCGCGCGCGCTCTTCTCGACCGCGACCGCCTGGACGACCGCTTCGACGGCCGCGTTCGCAGCCGCGGTGGCCTCGTTGGCGAACTCCGTGGACTTGTTGGCGTATTCCACCGCCTGTCCCGCGTACTTGACGGCCCACTCGGCCGCGGCCGCGGCCTTGTCCGCGTGGTTGGCCGCGCTGTTCGCGGCGTCCCGTGCGGTGCGTGCGGCCACCGCGGACGCGTTCGCCAGAGCCTGCGCCGTCCCGGCGGCGTTGGTTGCGATCTGTGCGTTCGCACTGGCGATCTGGGCCTGGCGCTTGGCTTCCGCGGCCTCCGCCTGGGCCACACCGGACGCAGCGGCAGCGTCTGCCGAGTAGCCCGCGGCCGCGGCGGCGTTGCGCGCCGCGGAGGCGGCGGCGCTTCCGGCGCCGGCAGCCTTCACCGACGCCACGGCGGCGGCGTCGGCGGCCAATGCCGAGGTACGAGCCTTGGACGCGGCGTTACGGGCGGCCACGGCGGCGTTCTTGGCGAACTCCGCCTGGTTGGCGTCCTTGGAAGCCGCGATGGCAGCGCCGTACGCCGCTGCGGCGGCGTTGCCGGCCATGGCCGCAGCCTGGCTCGCCCCCGCGGCGGCGTACGCGGCGCGGCGGGACGCCTGAATGGCGGCATGCGATGCGTTGGTGGCCACCCGCGCCGCGTCGGCCGCTCCCTTCGCGGCCTCTCCGGCCTTGCGGGCGGCCCTGCCGGCCTTCGCCACGTCGTTCTGTGCCTGCTGGGCCTCGGCGGCGGCCTTCTCCGCGGCCTCCTTGGCCTTGGAAGCTGCTTCCACGGCGCGGGCGGAGGCCTCTTCGGCCTGCTTCGTCTTCGCGTCGGCCTTCTTGCCCTCGCGCTCGACGACGGCGACGAGTTCCTCGATCTTCGCGCGCTCCTGATCGCGGGCGCGGGCGATGTGCTGGCCCGTGTCGAGGAACCACGTGACGTCGGATTCCGTGCCGGACAGGGCTCGGTTGGCGTACTTCTGCACCTCCGGGCCCGCCAGCATCGTCAGCTTGGAGGCCTCGAAGCGCATGTCCTCGAGCCGGGCGGTGTGCTGGCCTTCGAGGAGGAACTTCTCCAGCGCGGGCTGGGTGCCGTCGGTCAGGGCGGTGTTGCCGGCGCGGATCACCGACTTGCCGCCGGTGGCGATCACCGTGGCGGTGGCCACGCGGAGGTCTTCCACGATGGCGGGCTTGAAGCCGCCCGCGAGGTACGCGGCGATGGCCGAGTCTCCACCGTTGATCGCGGCGGTGGCCTCGCGGCGGGTTCCCTTGCCGGCCTCCGAGAGGCTGCTCAGGAGCGCGGCGCGGTTGTCCTCCGCCGTTTCGGCGGCGAGCCGGACGTTCAGGAAGTTCTGGACGTCGGCGTCGGAACCGGTCAGCGCGATCGCGGCGGCGGCACGAACGGCCTTGCCGCCCAGGATCCACTCCCTGACGACCTTCGCCCGGTCGGTGTCCGGCAGGCGGAACGGGTCACCGTCGTCGCCGACCGGCGGAGTGTCCGCCCATGCTGCCGTCGGGTTGAGAACGAGGCTGGAGGTGGTGACGACGGCCGTGGTGGCCGCGAGGGCGCCGAGAATGCGCCGCCTACTCCAATAAATGGTGTCCAAAACGGTCCTTCGCTATCGGCGCATGGCGCGCCACAAATAGATGTGGCGAGGCCAGGGCGGCAAGGTGTGAGTCGCGTTTCAATCGCCGGACCATGGAACGCATTGCGAGGTCCGAGAGGCGCGCAGCATGACCCTACGCGGAACACGCCACTTTGGCTAGACGGTAGATGATGGCGAATCAACGGTCGTTTATGAGACGCGGGCTGACGGGGCCTCATGAAGGCGGCGGGCGGCCCCCCAAATCGGGCACAAGCTCCCTGAGTGACGCATATTCCCTGGTCAGGCGCCGAGTGGTGATGTGAGTCAGATCACTCAACCCTGGTGCCCGGCCGAACCGTTCGTTGTGGATCGGGGCCGTGGGACACCTGGTGGACGGCCTGTTCCGGCGCTTGCCGTCAATGCGAAAAAGCTGACCGAGGGCCTCTCGCTTTCATTTTTCCGACTTGATTTCCGCTCCGGGTGTGGGTCTAAGATCCCGGAGGAAGTTGGGGGCTTCCAAGGAGAGAACACCCGTCCTTTGACGTGTCTCTCGCTTGGTTGGGCTTGAGCCTTCGCATCCGTATGGAGCTTTCCGGTCAGTGAACCGGAACTGAAGACTGGGGTAGGGATGAAGGCACGGAAGAATGTCGTCCGTACGGTGGCCGCGGCCACGGCCGCCGGCGCGCTGGCGTGGCTGGCGATCGCCGGGGCGGGTGGCGCCACCGGGGGCGGCGCTGCGGACGTCACCGCGATGAAGGGCATCGCCGAGGAGGGTCCCGGGTACGCGATCGAGGACTTCGGCTACCCGAACGCGGACAAGATCCTCGCCGAGCAGAACATCACCCTCAAGCGCGGTGACGGCCACATCCTCCTCGCCGACTGCGCGAGCGCGACGAACCTCCTGGAGGTCTGGTCCCGCGCCAAGGAGAAGATCTGCTTCAAGGTCACCGGCACCACCGGCTACCTGACCCTGGAGATCCCCTCGGTCTTCGCCGTCAAGGGCAACGACTACGCCGCCCAGGTCGACATGAAGGTCGGCGCGGAAGAGAAGACGTGGGACGTCAACAAGAACTCCTGGACCGCGGTCGGCGAGAGCGCCGACGAGCAGGGCCGCGAGTTCATGCTCATGGAGATCCGCACCTCCAAGTAGCACCCGCACGGCGCCCAAGCGGCCGCCGTACGGCACCCGTTCACTTCCCCGCGCACCCGTTCACCGAAGGAAGAACCATGCTCGCACCCCGTCTGCGCCCGGCGCGGATGACCGTCCTGCTCTCCGCCACCGCGGTCGCCGCCGGCCTGATCTCCGCCGCCCCCGCCTTCGCCCTCACCGGCCCCGAAGCCCCGGACCTGTTCACGAACAAGGCCGTCGTGCAGCTGACCGTGGGCGACGAGACCAACTCCCGCGGCTGCACGGCCGCCCTGCTCGACGACAACTGGATCATCACGGCCGCCAGTTGCTTCGCCGCCACCCCCGGCACCTCGGTCCCGGCCGGCAAGCCGGCGCTGAAGTCCGTCGCCACGCTGGCCGACGGCAAGGCCGTCGAGGTCGTCGACCTCGTGCCCCGCACCGACCGCGACCTCGTCCTGGGCCGCCTGGCCAGCCCGGCCGTCGGTCTGCCGTGGGCCCGGATCGCCCAGGACGCTCCCGCGACCGGCCTCGACCTCACCGCGGCCGGGTTCGGACGTACGAAGACCGAGTGGGTGCCGGGCAAGCTCCACACCGGCACCTTCACGCTCAACGCGTCCGACACCAGCACCCTCACCATCACCGGCAAGGGCGCCGACGCCATCTGCAAGGGCGACACCGGCGGCCCGCTCTTCAACGCGGCCGGTCAGCTCGTCGGCATCAACAGCCGCTCCTGGCAGGGTGGTTGCTTCGCCGCCCCCGCCACGGAGACCCGCACCGGCGCCATCTCCGCGCGCGCCGACAACCTGCGGGTGTGGGCCGCCGAGGTGCGCTCGACGACCCTCGGCTGGAAGACCGAGGCCGTCGTCCAGGCGGGCAACTCCCTCTACCAGGGCATCCGCCTGGCCGACAATTCCTGGACCGGCTTCACCGACGTCCAGTCCAAGGCCGGGAACATCGGCGGCATCCGCACGGCCACCGTCGCCGGGATCAACGGCGACACCCACGTGGTGGCGCTCGGCACCAACGGCCGCATCTACCACACCATCCGCAAGCTGGACGGCACCTGGGGCGCCTTCGGTGACGTCTTCGGCGAGGCCGGCGTGCTCACCAACGTCACCCAGCTGTCGGCCGTCTCCACCGGCAGCGAGATGCAGCTGGTCGCGGTCGCCAACGGCAAGGTCTTCCACACCGTCCGCACGGCGGCCGGCAACTGGGCCCCCTTCGGTGACGTCGCCGCCGTGAGCAGCCCCATGAGCGGCGTGACCTCCATCGCCACCGCCAACACCGGCGGCAAGCTCCAGGTCATCGCCGTCACCGGCGGCAAGGCCTTCCACACGCTGCGCACCACCGCCGGTCACTGGACCGTCTGGGGCGACGTCGCCGGTGCCATCGGCGCCACCGGCCCGATCACGTCCGTGGCCATGGCCGGCCAGGGCACCGTCGCCCACGTCGTCTTCGCCACCGACAACGGCACCCGCCAGTACCACGTCGCCCGCCAGGACACGGGCGTCTGGACCCCGCTCACGGAGCTGACCGCGCACCTCGGCAACATCACCACCAAGTCGGTGGGCGCGTCCACCAAGGAGCACGACCCGCACTTCGCCTTCACCACCAGCGACAACCGCGTCGTGGAGACCTCCCGGAACACCGCCGGACGCATCTTCACCACCCCGGTCACCGTGCCCACGATCCAGGGCATCGCGGCCACCCCGCTCGGCAGCATCGCCCTCGCCGGCACGCTCTGATCCCGAGCCGCTCGCCGCGCCCGCCCATCCGTCCCCGTCCCGGGGCGGGTGGGCGGGCTCCGTCATGCCGGACGTTCGGCGGCCCGCCGCCCGGGCGGGCTCAGGTCACGGCCGAGGCCGGGAGTTCCGGAGGCACGGGCGGGGCGCGCCGGCGGTGGGGAGGGTGAGGACCGTGCCCAGTCCGCCGCCGGGGGTGGCCCGACGGTCAGGGTTCGAAGCGGTAGCCCATGCCCGGCTCGGTGATCAGGTACCGCGGGTGCGAAGGGTCCGCTTCGAGCTTGCGCCGCAGCTGCGCCATGTACACCCGGAGGTAGTTGGTGTGCTCCGCGGAGGTGGGACCCCACACCTCCAGCAGCAGCTTGCGCTGGGAGACGAGGTGGCCGGGGCGGGCGATGAGCAGCTCCAGCAGGTGCCACTCGGTGGGTGTCAGGCGGACGGCGCGGTCGCCCCGCACCACCTTCCGGGCGGCCACGTCGACGGTGAAGTCGCCGGTGGTCACCCGGGAGGTCCCGGCGGCGGAGGCCGGTTCCCCGTGCCGCCGGGTGGCCGCGCGCAGGCGGGCCAGCAGCTCGTCCATGCTGAACGGCTTCGTCACGTAGTCGTCGGCGCCGGCGTCCAGCGCCCGGATCTTCTCCTCGGAGGTGTGCCGGGCGGACAGCACCAGGATCGGCACCCTGCTCCACCCGCGCACACCCCTGATCACGTCGACGCCGTCCATGTCCGGCAGGCCGAGGTCCAGCAGGATGACGTCCGGCTTCCGGTCGGCGGCGAGCCGGAGCGCCGCCGCGCCGCCGTCGGCCTCGTCGACCTCGAACTTCCGCGCCTGAAGGTTGATCTTCAGGGCGCGCACCAGCTGCGGATCGTCCTCCACCACCAGCACCCGGGTCATGGGGGTACAGCCTTTCCTTCGTCGCGGGCGGTCGGGGGAACCGGTGAGCGCGCGACCTCCGCGTCCCACCGGTTCCCGGTCCCTGGGTACGGGGCGGTCAGCTCGTGGTCAGGGCTTTGAGGGCGGTGTTGAGTTCGAGGACGTTGACGCGGGGCTCGCCCATGAAGCCGAGGGTGCGGCCGGTGGTGTGGTCGGAGACGAGCCTTTCGACCTGCTTGACGTCGAGTTTGTTGCGCTCGGCGACCCGGTGGACCTGGAGCTCGGCGTACGCGGGGGAGATGTCCGGGTCGAGGCCGGAGCCGGAGGAGGTGACGGCGTCGGCCGGCACGTCCTCCGCCTTGACCTGGTACGAGGCCGTGGAGTTGTCCGCGATGACGGCTTCCTTGGCGGCGAGGACCTGGGCGCAGAGGGTGCCTTCTGCCGCGTCCTTCGTGCACGTGCCGTCGATCGCGCCGTTGTCGGCGGACCGGTTGGTGGCGCCGGACAGGATCAGCGAGTACCGGGTGTTGACGCTGTTGCTGCCGAGGCCGTTGGAGGGGCGCGGCTGGAACCACTTGAGGTCCGGCTCGGCCGCCTCCTCCGCGTCGTTCGGGTCGTGCTTCGGCAGGTTGTAGCTCTGGCCGATGAGGGCGGAGCCGACGACCCGGCCGCTGTGGTCCTTGATCTCGGAGCCGTCGGCCTTGTCGTTGAAGAGGGCCTGGGCGATCCCGGTGACGGCGAGCGGGTAGAGGACCCCGCAGATCACGGTCAGGACGAGGAGGGCTCGGAGGCCCGCACCGATCAGGCGCGCGGTGTTGCCTACAGAGTTGTTCATGGTCGTCTCAGCCGATTCCGGGGATGAGGGTGATGAGCATGTCGATGAGCTTGATGCCGAGGAACGGGGCGACGAGGCCGCCGAGTCCGTAGATCCCGATGTTGCGGCGGAGCATCCTGTCGGCGCTGGTGGGCCGGTACCGGACGCCCTTGAGGGCGAGCGGCACGAGCGCGATGATGATCAGCGCGTTGAAGACGACGGCGGAGAGGATCGCGGACTCGGGGGAGGCCAGGCCCATGATGTTCAGCTTGTCGAGGCCGGGGTAGACCACCGCGAACATGGCCGGGATGATCGCGAAGTACTTTGCGACGTCGTTGGCGATGGAGAACGTCGTCAGGGCTCCGCGGGTGATCAGGAGTTGCTTGCCGATCTCCACGATCTCGATGAGCTTGGTGGGGTTGGAGTCCAGGTCGACCATGTTCCCGGCCTCCTTGGCGGCCGAGGTGCCGGTGTTCATGGCCACGCCGACATCGGCCTGCGCCAGCGCCGGGGCGTCGTTCGTACCGTCACCGGTCATCGCGACGAGCTTGCCGCCGGCCTGCTCCCGCTTGATGAGGGCCATCTTGTCCTCGGGGGTGGCCTCGGCGAGGAAGTCGTCGACACCCGCCTCCTCGGCGATGGCCTTCGCGGTCAGCGGGTTGTCCCCGGTGATCATGACGGTCTTGATGCCCATGCGCCGCAGCTCGTCGAACCGCTCCCGCATGCCCTCCTTGACCACGTCCTTGAGGTGGATGACACCGAGCACGCGGGCGCCCTCGCCGCCGTTGACCGCGACGAGCAGCGGGGTGCCGCCGGCCTGGGAGATCCGGTCCGTGAGCGCCTGCGCGTCCTCGGCGACCCGGCCGCCCTGCTCCTCGACCCAGGCGGCGACCGAGCCGGCCGCACCCTTGCGGGTCTGCATGCCGTCCACGTCCACACCCGACATGCGGGTCTGGGCGGTGAACGCGATCCACTCGGCGTGCGCGAGCTCGCCCTGCCGGCGCTCGCGCAGACCGTACCTCTCCTTCGCGAGGACCACGACGGAGCGGCCCTCGGGGGTCTCGTCCGCGAGGGACGACAGCTGGGCGGCGTTCGCCAGCTCGGCTTCCGTCGTTCCCTTGACGGGTACGAACTCGCAGGCCTGGCGGTTGCCGAGGGTGATGGTGCCGGTCTTGTCGAGCAGCAGGGTGGAGACGTCGCCGGCGGCCTCGACCGCACGGCCGGACATGGCGAGGACATTGCGCTGCACCAGGCGGTCCATGCCCGCGATGCCGATCGCGGACAGCAGTGCGCCGATGGTGGTCGGGATCAGGCAGACCAGCAGAGCGGTCAGCACGATCAGCGACTGCTCGGCGCCGGCGTAGATCGCGAAGGGCTGGAGCGTGACCACGGCCAGCAGGAAGACGATCGTCAGCGAGGCGAGCAGGATGTTCAGCGCGATCTCGTTGGGCGTCTTCTGCCGGGACGCGCCCTCGACCAGCGCGATCATCCGGTCGATGAAGGTCTCTCCGGGCTTCGTCGTGATCTTGACGACGATGCGGTCGGAGAGCACCTTGGTCCCGCCGGTGACGGCCGAGCGGTCGCCGCCGGACTCGCGTATGACGGGCGCGGACTCGCCGGTGATGGCGGACTCGTCTACCGAGGCGACGCCCTCGACGACGTCGCCGTCACCGGGGATGATGTCGCCGGCCTCGCAGACGACCAGGTCGCCGACCTTCAGCTCGGTGCCGGGGACCTGCTCCTCGCCGCCGCCGTCCGTGGGCAGGCGGCGGGCGACGGTGTCGGTCTTGGCCTTGCGCAGGGTGTCGGCCTGCGCCTTGCCGCGGCCTTCGGCGACGGCCTCCGCGAGGTTGGCGAAGATCGTGGTCAGCCACAGCCACGCGGTGATCGCCCAGCCGAACCAGTCCGACGGGTCCTTCAGCGCCAGCACGGTGGTGACGACCGAACCGATCAGCACCACGAACATGACCGGCGACGTGACCATCACGCGCGGGTCGAGCTTCCGCACCGCGTCCGGGAAGGACTTCAGCAGTGCCTTCGGGTCGAACAGGCCGCCGCCGACGCG
It contains:
- a CDS encoding trypsin-like serine protease, which gives rise to MLAPRLRPARMTVLLSATAVAAGLISAAPAFALTGPEAPDLFTNKAVVQLTVGDETNSRGCTAALLDDNWIITAASCFAATPGTSVPAGKPALKSVATLADGKAVEVVDLVPRTDRDLVLGRLASPAVGLPWARIAQDAPATGLDLTAAGFGRTKTEWVPGKLHTGTFTLNASDTSTLTITGKGADAICKGDTGGPLFNAAGQLVGINSRSWQGGCFAAPATETRTGAISARADNLRVWAAEVRSTTLGWKTEAVVQAGNSLYQGIRLADNSWTGFTDVQSKAGNIGGIRTATVAGINGDTHVVALGTNGRIYHTIRKLDGTWGAFGDVFGEAGVLTNVTQLSAVSTGSEMQLVAVANGKVFHTVRTAAGNWAPFGDVAAVSSPMSGVTSIATANTGGKLQVIAVTGGKAFHTLRTTAGHWTVWGDVAGAIGATGPITSVAMAGQGTVAHVVFATDNGTRQYHVARQDTGVWTPLTELTAHLGNITTKSVGASTKEHDPHFAFTTSDNRVVETSRNTAGRIFTTPVTVPTIQGIAATPLGSIALAGTL
- a CDS encoding potassium-transporting ATPase subunit C; its protein translation is MNNSVGNTARLIGAGLRALLVLTVICGVLYPLAVTGIAQALFNDKADGSEIKDHSGRVVGSALIGQSYNLPKHDPNDAEEAAEPDLKWFQPRPSNGLGSNSVNTRYSLILSGATNRSADNGAIDGTCTKDAAEGTLCAQVLAAKEAVIADNSTASYQVKAEDVPADAVTSSGSGLDPDISPAYAELQVHRVAERNKLDVKQVERLVSDHTTGRTLGFMGEPRVNVLELNTALKALTTS
- the kdpB gene encoding potassium-transporting ATPase subunit KdpB, with product MSTITPTRAPHEDLPTGHEPGAGRVGGGLFDPKALLKSFPDAVRKLDPRVMVTSPVMFVVLIGSVVTTVLALKDPSDWFGWAITAWLWLTTIFANLAEAVAEGRGKAQADTLRKAKTDTVARRLPTDGGGEEQVPGTELKVGDLVVCEAGDIIPGDGDVVEGVASVDESAITGESAPVIRESGGDRSAVTGGTKVLSDRIVVKITTKPGETFIDRMIALVEGASRQKTPNEIALNILLASLTIVFLLAVVTLQPFAIYAGAEQSLIVLTALLVCLIPTTIGALLSAIGIAGMDRLVQRNVLAMSGRAVEAAGDVSTLLLDKTGTITLGNRQACEFVPVKGTTEAELANAAQLSSLADETPEGRSVVVLAKERYGLRERRQGELAHAEWIAFTAQTRMSGVDVDGMQTRKGAAGSVAAWVEEQGGRVAEDAQALTDRISQAGGTPLLVAVNGGEGARVLGVIHLKDVVKEGMRERFDELRRMGIKTVMITGDNPLTAKAIAEEAGVDDFLAEATPEDKMALIKREQAGGKLVAMTGDGTNDAPALAQADVGVAMNTGTSAAKEAGNMVDLDSNPTKLIEIVEIGKQLLITRGALTTFSIANDVAKYFAIIPAMFAVVYPGLDKLNIMGLASPESAILSAVVFNALIIIALVPLALKGVRYRPTSADRMLRRNIGIYGLGGLVAPFLGIKLIDMLITLIPGIG
- a CDS encoding response regulator — translated: MTRVLVVEDDPQLVRALKINLQARKFEVDEADGGAAALRLAADRKPDVILLDLGLPDMDGVDVIRGVRGWSRVPILVLSARHTSEEKIRALDAGADDYVTKPFSMDELLARLRAATRRHGEPASAAGTSRVTTGDFTVDVAARKVVRGDRAVRLTPTEWHLLELLIARPGHLVSQRKLLLEVWGPTSAEHTNYLRVYMAQLRRKLEADPSHPRYLITEPGMGYRFEP
- a CDS encoding ALF repeat-containing protein, producing MDTIYWSRRRILGALAATTAVVTTSSLVLNPTAAWADTPPVGDDGDPFRLPDTDRAKVVREWILGGKAVRAAAAIALTGSDADVQNFLNVRLAAETAEDNRAALLSSLSEAGKGTRREATAAINGGDSAIAAYLAGGFKPAIVEDLRVATATVIATGGKSVIRAGNTALTDGTQPALEKFLLEGQHTARLEDMRFEASKLTMLAGPEVQKYANRALSGTESDVTWFLDTGQHIARARDQERAKIEELVAVVEREGKKADAKTKQAEEASARAVEAASKAKEAAEKAAAEAQQAQNDVAKAGRAARKAGEAAKGAADAARVATNASHAAIQASRRAAYAAAGASQAAAMAGNAAAAAYGAAIAASKDANQAEFAKNAAVAARNAASKARTSALAADAAAVASVKAAGAGSAAASAARNAAAAAGYSADAAAASGVAQAEAAEAKRQAQIASANAQIATNAAGTAQALANASAVAARTARDAANSAANHADKAAAAAEWAVKYAGQAVEYANKSTEFANEATAAANAAVEAVVQAVAVEKSAREAEWQRLDQDTQRAVEEMRLIAQLETKERAATERKRTQDDQTSQATKDLISQAESALRAGDSAKATAFGRKAALALMESKGSWSQEAARYALAGKDSDIHAWIDTDRQIAQRQDDRETVLYIARITSPDVAFAAAAALKSTDPDAPSKFLTTGAVQAAQMDNRVAVARVLAENPGNAVKKAANDALNVGTAQALYEFLTVTFENALREDDAVATAALLASGGPYTKAHAQAALEGPSWMRRNFVASVQHKAAQLDHDSATHIAAMQGAIAAATKIAHKAQEDAARAQEAAAKARNAAAEALVWADKANASAAKAATSAQQANTLANNAEQSAANAQASADKAKKAAENARFAEKSAQYSASQAIASAREAVASANAAQGYAADARAAELRAGKSAEEADIAQRDAHRIAEAMHTAEVTAAATKAAQDAQTAKQAGLNPCLVADYPVEEPPAPGSAKWLADYFHTTGMIAGFAGAGVGLVGIGVGIWFPPAGAVIMAVGFGMGVGAAVLDVTSAVFYGFGYGWTSKEFKKQAGIAALSVVTLGQSKAISAAGKEIAKRAPHVIKEVSEVVHETISPIVSWLSSGH